A genomic segment from Salvelinus alpinus chromosome 8, SLU_Salpinus.1, whole genome shotgun sequence encodes:
- the LOC139583854 gene encoding uncharacterized protein codes for MYVRGRRRELIQQQTEGHHNTKDLHRENPRSENLYPENPRSENLYPENPRLEDLHPENPRPENPRQENLYPENPCSENPRPESPRPESPRPENPHPESPRSENPHQEDLHPENPRPESPRSENPHQEDLHPENPRPESPRPESPRPENPRPESPRPENPHPESPRPENPRPENPRSENPRSEDPRPENPRSEDPRPENPHPESPRPENPRPENPRSEDPRPENPRSEDPRPENPHPESPRPENPRPENPRSEDPRPENPRSEDLHPENPRSEDLHPENPRSENPHPENPRPENPRQENPRSENPRSENLHPENPRSENLYPENPRQENPRSENPRSEDPRPENPHPENPRPENPRQENPHSENPRSENPRSEDLHPENPHPEDLHPENPRPENPCSEDLHRENPHQEDPHPENPRPENPRSEDLHRENPHQEDLHPENPRSEDLHPENPRPENPRSEDLHPENPRSEDLHPENPRPENPRSENLHPENPRPENLYPENPQNPRPENLYPENPRSEDLHQENPRPENPRSEDLHPENPRSEDLHQENPRPENPRSEDLHPENPRSENLYPENPCSENPRPENPRSEDLHPENPRPENPRSEDLHPENPRPENLYPENPRPENPRSEDLHPENPHPENPRPENLYPENPRPENLYPENPRPENPRSENPHQEDLHPENPRSENLYPENPCSENPRSENPRPENPRPESPRPENPHPESPRPENPRPENPRSENPRSENPRPENPRPENPRSESPRPENPRSEDPRPENPHPESPRPENPRPENPRSEDPRPENPRSEDPRPENPNPESPRPENPRSEDPRPENPRSEDLHPENPRSEDLHPENPRSENPHPENPRPENPRSEDLHRENPHQ; via the exons ATGTATGTTAGAGGGAGACGCAGGGAACTGATACAGCAGCAGACGGAAGGACACCACAATACCAAG GACCTGCACCGAGAGAACCCACGCTCAGAGAACCTGTACCCAGAGAACCCACGCTCAGAGAACCTGTACCCAGAGAACCCACGCTTAGAGGACCTGCACCCAGAGAACCCACGCCCAGAGAACCCACGCCAAGAGAACCTGTACCCAGAGAACCCATGCTCAGAGAACCCACGCCCAGAGAGCCCACGCCCAGAGAGCCCACGCCCAGAGAACCCACACCCAGAGAGCCCACGCTCAGAGAACCCACatcaagaggacctacacccagagaACCCACGCCCAGAGAGCCCACGCTCAGAGAACCCACatcaagaggacctacacccagagaACCCACGCCCAGAGAGCCCACGCCCAGAGAGCCCACGCCCAGAAAACCCACGCCCAGAGAGCCCACGCCCAGAGAACCCACACCCAGAGAGCCCACGCCCAGAGAACCCACGCCCAGAGAACCCACGCTCAGAGAACCCACGCTCAGAGGACCCACGCCCAGAGAACCCACGCTCAGAGGACCCACGCCCAGAGAACCCACACCCAGAGAGCCCACGCCCAGAGAACCCACGCCCAGAGAACCCACGCTCAGAGGACCCACGCCCAGAGAACCCACGCTCAGAGGACCCACGCCCAGAGAACCCACACCCAGAGAGCCCACGCCCAGAGAACCCACGCCCAGAGAACCCACGCTCAGAGGACCCACGCCCAGAGAACCCACGCTcagaggacctacacccagagaacccacgctcagaggacctacacccagagaACCCACGCTCAGAGAACCCACACCCAGAGAACCCACGCCCAGAGAACCCACGCCAAGAGAACCCACGCTCAGAGAACCCACGCTCAGAGAACCTACACCCAGAGAACCCACGCTCAGAGAACCTGTACCCAGAGAACCCACGCCAAGAGAACCCACGCTCAGAGAACCCACGCTCAGAGGACCCACGCCCAGAGAACCCACACCCAGAGAACCCACGCCCAGAGAACCCACGCCAAGAGAACCCACACTCAGAGAACCCACGCTCAGAGAACCCACGCTCAGAGGACCTGCACCCAGAGAACCCACACCCAGAGGACCTGCACCCAGAGAACCCACGCCCAGAGAACCCATGCTCAGAGGACCTGCACCGAGAGAACCCACATCAAGAGGACCCACACCCAGAGAACCCACGCCCAGAGAACCCACGCTCAGAGGACCTGCACCGAGAGAACCCACatcaagaggacctacacccagagaacccacgctcagaggacctacacccagagaACCCACGCCCAGAGAACCCACGCTCAGAGGACCTGCACCCAGAGAACCCACGCTcagaggacctacacccagagaACCCACGCCCAGAGAACCCACGCTCAGAGAACCTGCACCCAGAGAACCCACGCCCAGAGAACCTGTACCCAGAGAACCCAC AGAACCCACGCCCAGAGAACCTGTACCCAGAGAACCCACGCTCAGAGGACCTGCACCAAGAGAACCCACGCCCAGAGAACCCACGCTcagaggacctacacccagagaACCCACGCTCAGAGGACCTGCACCAAGAGAACCCACGCCCAGAGAACCCACGCTcagaggacctacacccagagaACCCACGCTCAGAGAACCTGTACCCAGAGAACCCATGCTCAGAGAACCCACGCCCAGAGAACCCACGCTCAGAGGACCTGCACCCAGAGAACCCACGCCCAGAGAACCCACGCTCAGAGGACCTGCACCCAGAGAACCCACGCCCAGAGAACCTGTACCCAGAGAACCCACGCCCAGAGAACCCACGCTCAGAGGACCTGCACCCAGAGAACCCACACCCAGAGAACCCACGCCCAGAGAACCTGTACCCAGAGAACCCACGCCCAGAGAACCTGTACCCAGAGAACCCACGCCCAGAGAACCCACGCTCAGAGAACCCACatcaagaggacctacacccagagaACCCACGCTCAGAGAACCTGTACCCAGAGAACCCATGCTCAGAGAACCCACGCTCAGAGAACCCACGCCCAGAGAACCCACGCCCAGAGAGCCCACGCCCAGAGAACCCACACCCAGAGAGCCCACGCCCAGAGAACCCACGCCCAGAGAACCCACGCTCAGAGAACCCACGCTCAGAGAACCCACGCCCAGAGAACCCACGCCCAGAGAACCCACGCTCAGAGAGCCCACGCCCAGAGAACCCACGCTCAGAGGACCCACGCCCAGAGAACCCACACCCAGAGAGCCCACGCCCAGAGAACCCACGCCCAGAGAACCCACGCTCAGAGGACCCACGCCCAGAGAACCCACGCTCAGAGGACCCACGCCCAGAGAACCCAAACCCAGAGAGCCCACGCCCAGAGAACCCACGCTCAGAGGACCCACGCCCAGAGAACCCACGCTcagaggacctacacccagagaacccacgctcagaggacctacacccagagaACCCACGCTCAGAGAACCCACACCCAGAGAACCCACGCCCAGAGAACCCACGCTCAGAGGACCTGCACCGAGAGAACCCACATCAAtag